From the Hordeum vulgare subsp. vulgare chromosome 1H, MorexV3_pseudomolecules_assembly, whole genome shotgun sequence genome, the window ATTTACATGATAAGACATAAATTACTCAATTTACATGATAACACATATGTGTATTATCTGCAGTGGTTTTTCATATCATATTAGTCGggtgaaaaaaaaaatctttgttcGACGCTCGTAATTTCGATGGACACAAAAAAGGCACAATGATCTAGCTATTGGACATGTCCAACCTTTGTTAGTTACAACTAATACTGCGACCTCCAGCTACAAGGACGTCAAAGAGGTCAAACGAAAAGACGGGTCTGGTGCTATATTGAAATGGAGGATATGGATCTCAGGACAAGGTATTAGTCAAGTTTAATATGTTAGGGGCATGAGAGTGAGGTCTTCAGCCATGCCGTGTGAGGACTGTTTTTTCTGTTGCAATGCACGACATGTTTGTTAGTATTTAGAAAAGAACCTTGAGGGACATTGTCTATACTTTTTGGGAACTTGAGAGACAAAAAACATATTTTTCTCTTACAATTATGGTTTAGAGAATCTAACATCGCCATGCATTTCAAAGGCAACAAATGGGGGCCGCAGCGGGAGGCGGACAAACGGCATTCAAGAGGACGCACGGGGTTTCGATGGTCGAGCACTTAGGAAGCAACCCTCGACTAATTGGGGTGGTCGACAAGGCCATGGTGCAGATCTCGGTGATGGTGACTAGCAAGCTGCTGGAGCGCTTCCACGGGTTCGACGATGTGGCCGTGCTCGTCGATGTTGGCGGCGGCACGGGTTCTACCATGGAGATGATCACCTCTAGGTACAAGCATATCAGGGGCATCAACTTTGACCTGCCTCATGTCATCTCCCTGGCGCCGTCTATTCCTGGTGCGTTGCTTCCCTCTCTCTCCACGCTTTTCTAACCATTGCGTGATCTATCTCTCACTCTCACTCTCACTCGTCTATTTTTCTCTCTTAACCGTTCCATGCCACTCCTGGGAAGCATTTTTGCGTGCAGCACTCTCTCTCTACTTTTCAATGTTTCATTTTCTATCATACtttttctctctgtttctctctccTAACCAGATGGATTTCCCTGAAATGGATTATCCTATTGTATTCCTAAATTGCTCAATTAAGACTTTAACATTGTaccactttttttattttttcaattaATTGAATAAAAATTCCTTGTAATATTCTAAAGAAATTATATTTGTTATGATTAATCCAGGCCTATCAGACTGTTTGGGTTGCCTCCTGGCCTGGAGTATGTTGGCCAGGCAGCATCATCCAAGTCCAGGGTGGCCTAATAAATGGAACGCCTGAGAATCACCAATTTAAATAGCCATTATAGCATTATCAATATTAAGTTATATGGCCCCTAGCAATGTCTTGCTAAATAAAGTTATGTATAATCGTTCATCATAGGGCGAGTTTCCCAATAACGGATTTTAAGTGCTGCGCTATTTTGTCATAGCATATTATATTTTTCCATGACGAGAATGCATATCTTAATTGGAGGGGTTGTAGTTTTAGACGTTAGCGGATATATAAATGGCCAATAATTGAATCGTAAGTAGTAAAGCCTCTAGATCAAATGATCAACACACGTGTGTAAATGTTGTGCGCACGTACCCGCAGAACTTTCAACTCAAGAGGACTACCATGAGTTTCCTCAGTTCCATGGGATTAGTTATCCTAGAAAAAGCATCGATGCCCATCGTTTTTTCATCGGTTCGTAAGAGATCaggtaaaaaaaatgtttttgtcCTGCCAAACGAAACACCCATTACTCAACTGATTTGTTGTTCGCTATTTTGATATCGCAACcatattttattttttggtgCGGATATGTTGCGTCTGGACATTTAGATCATATTTGTATCATTTTCCTATTGTTGAATTATTTTATCTATTTTTTCCAGTGAGATAATTGAGAACTTAGCTAATAATGTCAATTCAATGCAGGTGTTGAACATATAGCTGGAAATATGTTTGATAATGTTCCCACAGGAGATGCGATTTTCTTAAAGGTATATATAGGGACTACTATATCTAGTTCCGTCCTCTATCATTTTGTATTCCGTATGGTGTATAAGTCTTACTCAAAACCTTGTAGATATGTGCAACACACTCATTATTTCATATATAACTTATTTTTCAACCAAAATATAGAAACAATGTCCATataatattttttcaaaataatatctaGTAGTCACAAACAATGCGTTCGACTTGTAATTGTATAAACTAATTGTTAAGTAATAAAAGTATTTATGTAGGGTCCAAGAAATCAAGGTGGCTCCCTTGTGcagaagtaatcgaaccccatgctTTCTCTTCCTATGATTGTCTAGAGCTAGactaggaccccccccccccctcctaaaTGCCCATGCTGCGATGTCGGACAGTGGCAGACAACCCCTCAAAACTCTTGCCGGCGAACTATACTCCTCATATCAAAAACTTCTATTCCATGGAAATCCATGCACATCGATCATAGAGCACAAATTAATCACCAATGCAACAATGCAACATTGCAACAAAGTAAAACAAATCATAACTCAACCAATGAAACATGCCAAAATGAAATTCAACATTCGTGTTCAACAGTGAATGTACAATGTTTTCGTCGTGACAAAATCAGAACATTCTGTTGTACTAAATAAATACCCTAAATATTTAAGAACACATAGCATACTTAAAACTACACTTTGAGCAAAGTATGTGTGATATTACATAACATATTCTAGATACTGAATATTTCTTGAATGTACATACAGACGGTACTCCATACGTTGGATGACGATGACTGCATAAAGGTTCTGAAAAATTGCCATCAAGCTTTGTCAGACAAGGGGCGGCTGATCGTTGTTGATTTCGTCTTGCCGGCTACTCCAGAGGTGACAAGGGCAGCACAAAATCTCTACATTCTTGATGTGATGATGTTAAATAACTCCGAGGGGGGGAAGGAGAGAACTGAGCAAGAGTTTTTGAAGCTGGCTAGGGAATCGGGTTTCAACGGCACGTTCCAGGCAActtacatttttggaaacttttggGTTCTCGAATTTACCAAATAGTAACCATGACATTCTACGGCTAAGATGGATGCTATTGTTAATGTGTGTGAGGTTGGCATGTATTActgtttgcattatttattccaaTAATGATGGACTTTTGAAACAAAACAATGCATGTATCTTTAAGTATCATTTATTATAATGATGAAGCTAGTATAATTGTTTGTATCACTTATATTTTAATAACAATGTTAAAAACTTGTTATCAAGGTATTCCAGGTGTATTTTTGTATTGCTAATATGTTACCATGGCGAAGTACATAATAgcacgttgtagttgttgttcgcAATGTC encodes:
- the LOC123404448 gene encoding probable inactive methyltransferase Os04g0175900, producing MDNHNVNGSRIDPAAGEDDEGTWLHAWGLITSFAVSMTLKAAIELGIFDALSNTGSAAITSDELAARLPAMDKAGVVASVDRIMRLLASFDVVKFVTEAGPRGEAIRRYTPAPVCRWLSSNNGGSSLAPYAMFTTDQDFLMAWQQMGAAAGGGQTAFKRTHGVSMVEHLGSNPRLIGVVDKAMVQISVMVTSKLLERFHGFDDVAVLVDVGGGTGSTMEMITSRYKHIRGINFDLPHVISLAPSIPGVEHIAGNMFDNVPTGDAIFLKTVLHTLDDDDCIKVLKNCHQALSDKGRLIVVDFVLPATPEVTRAAQNLYILDVMMLNNSEGGKERTEQEFLKLARESGFNGTFQATYIFGNFWVLEFTK